Proteins from one Temnothorax longispinosus isolate EJ_2023e unplaced genomic scaffold, Tlon_JGU_v1 HiC_scaffold_33, whole genome shotgun sequence genomic window:
- the LOC139824337 gene encoding uncharacterized protein encodes MADGAVNINRLPVAELSVTLLASKEKSSKCWDFFGKLIHTKNGKRKHIACDKVFCVPCLKKAQSFQKFHNPHQISCEKTLMSMILFLFQLYMNFLAALFTNIPNELVYESVRKRWHYISQNTELSLSQFLHAIELILHSTSFCFDGQFYEQIYGSPMGSPLSPILADMVMEDLETHCLSLLDFDVCIYLRYVDDVFTIVPKRAINALLEAFNGYHPRLRFTYEIETDDSLPFLDTIVIRDGDELITNWYRKPTFSERYINYFSNYPLKYKINSINNLVDHAILLSDERFHHANINIIKDILVDNSFPIKLVNKHINNRLRQLENRRNLSANNSERDSTFDVRRCVMIPYVKGLSAGIRGTLERVCCDVVYKIPKKLSAVIRRGKDRLATNRETNVVYKIDCENCDASYIGQTKRHLETRVKKYFSDIKKHDSNFSVVSKHRIQNDHNFK; translated from the exons CTCGCATCGAAAGAAAAGTCAAGCAAATGTTGGGATTTTTTCGGGAAATTGATTCATACGAAGAACGGGAAAAGAAAGCATATTGCCTGCGACAAAGTATTTTGTGTTCCATGTCTCAAGAAAGCTCAAAGCTTCCAAAAGTTCCACAACCCGCACCAAATCAGCTGCGAGAAGACGTTGATGTCGATgatcctcttcctcttccagTTGTACATGAACTTTTTAGCAG CATTGTTCACCAACATCCCGAACGAGTTGGTGTATGAGTCGGTGAGAAAAAGATGGCATTATATCTCACAAAATACTGAGCTCAGTTTGTCTCAGTTCCTCCATGCCATAGAATTGATTTTACATTCCACTAGCTTTTGTTTCGATGGCCAGTTCTATGAGCAGATCTATGGTAGTCCCATGGGATCTCCCCTCTCTCCAATATTGGCTGATATGGTCATGGAGGATCTTGAGACTCACTGTTTAAGTTTATTGGACTTCGATGTTTGTATCTACCTCCGCTATGTAGATGACGTTTTTACCATAGTGCCGAAACGAGCTATAAATGCTTTATTGGAAGCGTTCAATGGTTACCACCCACGGTTGCGTTTCACCTACGAAATTGAAACTGATGATTCGTTGCCGTTTCTGGATACTATTGTGATTAGGGACGGTGATGAGTTAATCACTAATTGGTATAGGAAACCAACTTTCTCGGAGAGATACATTAATTACTTTTCTAATTATccacttaaatataaaatcaacagCATAAATAACTTAGTGGATCATGCTATCTTGTTGTCAGACGAGCGTTTCCATCACGccaacattaatattattaaagatatccTTGTGGATAATAGCTTCCCGATTAAGTTGGTTAATAAGCATATTAACAATAGATTGCGACAATTAGAAAATAGAAGGAACTTGAGCGCTAACAATTCCGAACGCGACAGCACGTTTGATGTACGCAGATGTGTGATGATCCCTTACGTGAAGGGCTTAAGCGCGGGCATACGGGGTACTCTTGAGAGAGTCTGCTGTGACGTGGTATATAAGATACCGAAAAAACTCAGTGCTGTCATCAGGAGAGGCAAGGACAGATTAGCGACCAACAGGGAAACTAATGTggtttacaaaattgattgtGAGAATTGCGACGCGTCCTACATTGGCCAGACGAAGAGACATCTTGAAACAAgagtaaagaaatatttcagcgatattaaaaaacatgacaGCAATTTCTCTGTCGTAAGTAAACACCGGATACAGAATGACCATAATTTTAAGTAG